Proteins from a genomic interval of Lolium perenne isolate Kyuss_39 chromosome 1, Kyuss_2.0, whole genome shotgun sequence:
- the LOC127346971 gene encoding uncharacterized protein isoform X2, translated as MRVTESGHLEYYLEYIDYTEEANEWVRVFQKNPFNSACQKRKSSAGSQIMLRPPFPKWYRGDQVPKDFPKSKLIASVHDTWKVGDSVEWLCEDCYWTAKVVRLISEDVAEVVLFEPPIGEGGPPHAANHKDLRPALDWSIIEGWTVPLSAVNGKSWHAARLIHPTDIEESNTDEEEAQENLRLTSTHKSSDHSQQGTHSSSKRQLPLSEVVELQPPDTVKGTTAEPSRPSNETRARRYPLRARKLVKNAQVQQK; from the exons ATGCGTGTCACAGAATCTGGGCACCTTGAGTATTACTTGGAGTATATTGACTATACTGAAGAAG CCAACGAATGGGTTCGAGTCTTTCAAAAGAACCCTTTCAACTCAGCATGCCAGAAAAGGAAATCAAGTGCGGGTAGTCAAATCATGTTGCGTCCTCCCTTTCCTAAGTGGTATAGGGGAGATCAAGTTCCTAAGGACTTCCCAAAGAGCAAGCTGATAGCCAGTGTTCACGATACCTGGAAAGTAGGTGATTCAGTTGAATGGCTGTGTGAAGATTGTTACTGGACTGCAAAAGTTGTTAGGTTGATCAGTGAAGATGTGGCTGAG GTGGTTCTGTTCGAACCTCCCATAGGTGAAGGTGGCCCCCCTCATGCCGCTAACCATAAGGACCTGAGGCCCGCGCTTGATTGGTCTATCATTGAAGGTTGGACTGTACCTCTTTCGGCG GTAAATGGAAAAAGCTGGCATGCTGCTCGTCTGATTCATCCTACTG ATATAGAAGAGAGCAACACAGATGAAGAGGAAGCTCAGGAAAATTTGAGGCTGACCTCGACACACAAATCATCAGATCATAGTCAACAAGGTACCCACAGTTCCAGTAAGCGACAGCTACCTCTGTCAGAGGTTGTTGAGCTGCAGCCTCCTGACACTGTCAAAGGTACCACAGCAGAACCGAGCAGGCCCTCGAACGAAACCAGAGCCCGCCGGTACCCCTTACGAGCCCGGAAGCTTGTGAAGAACGCACAGGTGCAGCAGAAATAA
- the LOC127346971 gene encoding uncharacterized protein isoform X1, translating into MDLILPFEIGDFAESKTFVEGFRGAWFRSKINDMRVTESGHLEYYLEYIDYTEEANEWVRVFQKNPFNSACQKRKSSAGSQIMLRPPFPKWYRGDQVPKDFPKSKLIASVHDTWKVGDSVEWLCEDCYWTAKVVRLISEDVAEVVLFEPPIGEGGPPHAANHKDLRPALDWSIIEGWTVPLSAVNGKSWHAARLIHPTDIEESNTDEEEAQENLRLTSTHKSSDHSQQGTHSSSKRQLPLSEVVELQPPDTVKGTTAEPSRPSNETRARRYPLRARKLVKNAQVQQK; encoded by the exons ATGGATCTAATTCTTCCATTTGAAATTGGAGATTTCGCAGAATCAAAGACCTTTGTTGAAGGTTTCAGAGGTGCATGGTTTCGCTCCAAG ATAAATGATATGCGTGTCACAGAATCTGGGCACCTTGAGTATTACTTGGAGTATATTGACTATACTGAAGAAG CCAACGAATGGGTTCGAGTCTTTCAAAAGAACCCTTTCAACTCAGCATGCCAGAAAAGGAAATCAAGTGCGGGTAGTCAAATCATGTTGCGTCCTCCCTTTCCTAAGTGGTATAGGGGAGATCAAGTTCCTAAGGACTTCCCAAAGAGCAAGCTGATAGCCAGTGTTCACGATACCTGGAAAGTAGGTGATTCAGTTGAATGGCTGTGTGAAGATTGTTACTGGACTGCAAAAGTTGTTAGGTTGATCAGTGAAGATGTGGCTGAG GTGGTTCTGTTCGAACCTCCCATAGGTGAAGGTGGCCCCCCTCATGCCGCTAACCATAAGGACCTGAGGCCCGCGCTTGATTGGTCTATCATTGAAGGTTGGACTGTACCTCTTTCGGCG GTAAATGGAAAAAGCTGGCATGCTGCTCGTCTGATTCATCCTACTG ATATAGAAGAGAGCAACACAGATGAAGAGGAAGCTCAGGAAAATTTGAGGCTGACCTCGACACACAAATCATCAGATCATAGTCAACAAGGTACCCACAGTTCCAGTAAGCGACAGCTACCTCTGTCAGAGGTTGTTGAGCTGCAGCCTCCTGACACTGTCAAAGGTACCACAGCAGAACCGAGCAGGCCCTCGAACGAAACCAGAGCCCGCCGGTACCCCTTACGAGCCCGGAAGCTTGTGAAGAACGCACAGGTGCAGCAGAAATAA